In Amia ocellicauda isolate fAmiCal2 chromosome 16, fAmiCal2.hap1, whole genome shotgun sequence, the following proteins share a genomic window:
- the LOC136711321 gene encoding hyaluronidase-1-like: protein MSALVLLSLWAMGCAVAFQQTLMPLLPNVPFLTVWNIPTEPCETRYSVDLGFSQFDIVLNQNQSFMGDNITIFYDNRLGLYPFYTPQGAPVNGGVPQNASLPEHLQYARADIKQYIPNSNFSGLAIVDWESWRPLWLENWDAKQVYQEASRALVRQKHPNWTMLQVESEAQSEFEEAARAFVEDTLQLGRKMRPGGRWGFYGMPDCFNQYSNTSVNYTGKCAEVQMSRDDELGWLWNASSALYPSIYLGSGLTGKGDAVRLYVQNTVLEAMRCSEQVTPISPSVLPYASIVYETQEFLSQEDLVYTIGESAALGAVGIVLWGSEQYAASQASCTKLKTYLQGILGVYLLNVTTAAELCSKERCNANGRCMRKTPNNEAYLHLNPASFTILQNLTVKGALSEGDREFYNTEFGCQCYSGYKGESCTQTENGSSPGLRTTMISLLFSISLLWLLL, encoded by the exons ATGTCCGCCCTGGTGCTGCTCAGCCTGTGGGCTATGGGGTGCGCTGTGGCTTTCCAGCAGACTCTGATGCCTCTGTTGCCCAATGTGCCTTTTCTGACGGTATGGAATATCCCAACAGAGCCCTGTGAGACCAGGTACAGTGTGGACCTGGGCTTCAGCCAGTTTGACATTGTGCTGAACCAGAACCAGAGCTTCATGGGGGACAATATCACCATCTTCTATGATAACAGACTGGGCCTCTACCCTTTCTACACTCCCCAGGGGGCACCAGTGAATGGGGGGGTGCCACAGAATGCCAGCCTGCCGGAACACCTGCAGTATGCACGGGCTGACATCAAGCAGTACATCCCAAACTCTAATTTCTCAGGTCTGGCGATTGTGGACTGGGAGAGCTGGCGACCACTGTGGTTGGAGAACTGGGACGCCAAACAGGTGTACCAGGAGGCCTCCAGGGCACTGGTGCGGCAGAAGCACCCCAATTGGACCATGCTTCAAGTGGAAAGCGAAGCCCAGAGTGAGTTCGAGGAGGCTGCACGGGCGTTCGTGGAGGATACACTCCAGCTGGGCCGCAAGATGAGGCCTGGGGGCCGGTGGGGGTTCTACGGTATGCCCGACTGCTTCAACCAGTACTCAAACACCTCAGTGAACTACACAGGGAAGTGCGCTGAGGTGCAGATGAGCAGAGATGATGAACTGGGCTGGCTCTGGAATGCCAGCTCTGCCCTGTACCCAAGCATCTACCTGGGATCAGGCCTGACTGGCAAGGGGGATGCTGTCCGGCTGTATGTCCAAAACACTGTATTGGAAGCCATGAGGTGCTCAGAACAGGTGACCCCCATTAGCCCATCTGTGCTGCCCTATGCTAGCATAGTTTATGAGACCCAGGAGTTCCTTTCACAG GAGGACTTGGTTTACACCATTGGGGAGTCCGCAGCACTTGGAGCAGTGGGGATTGTGCTCTGGGGAAGTGAACAGTATGCAGCATCTCAG GCTAGCTGCACAAAGTTAAAAACCTACCTACAGGGGATACTGGGTGTGTATCTGCTGAACGTGACCACAGCGGCAGAGTTGTGCAGCAAGGAGAGATGCAATGCTAATGGACGCTGCATGCGTAAAACCCCCAACAATGAGGCGTACCTACACCTCAACCCTGCCAGTTTCACAATCTTGCAGAACCTGACTGTCAAGGGAGCGCTGAGTGAGGGAGACCGAGAGTTCTACAACACTGAGTTCGGGTGTCAGTGCTACAGTGGGTACAAGGGAGAATCCTGCACTCAGACTGAAAATGGCAGCTCCCCTGGCCTGAGGACCACTATGATCAGCCTCCTATTCTCCATCAGCCTCTTGTGGCTGCTATTGTAG